From a single Lewinella sp. LCG006 genomic region:
- a CDS encoding Fic family protein, with protein MLEIVPEIVLDDFLKQVDFEPVKVLEEKLEEVLPVDYFQFYNSVSTVYSSKIEGDTIDYDSYFKHKFLKVKYQPDYTKKADDLFEAYEFAQSNALTEENVMKAHSIMSKNLLPKNQRGRIRNNPMFVINEDDRIEYVAASPDKVHIESAKLFRDIQTLLSRDLSSVEVFYFAAMIHLVFVKVHPLQDGNGRTARLVEKWFLQEKLGEKASAVELEKNYYVNRKMYYDNIRMLGLDYETLKYEHSLAFCLMTVRSLRRRRS; from the coding sequence ATGCTAGAAATTGTCCCTGAGATTGTACTAGATGATTTTTTGAAACAAGTTGATTTCGAACCAGTTAAGGTTTTAGAAGAAAAACTTGAGGAGGTTCTTCCTGTGGATTATTTCCAATTTTATAATTCTGTTTCTACTGTCTATTCATCAAAGATAGAGGGGGATACTATTGACTACGATAGTTACTTTAAGCATAAATTCCTGAAAGTCAAGTATCAACCAGATTACACCAAGAAAGCTGATGATCTATTTGAAGCTTACGAATTTGCCCAAAGTAACGCACTGACAGAGGAGAATGTGATGAAGGCTCATAGCATTATGAGTAAAAACTTACTTCCAAAAAATCAAAGGGGGCGAATTAGAAATAATCCGATGTTTGTTATCAATGAGGATGATAGAATTGAATATGTAGCAGCATCCCCTGATAAAGTTCACATTGAGTCAGCAAAATTATTCAGAGATATCCAAACTCTACTTAGTAGAGACCTCTCTTCAGTTGAGGTTTTTTACTTTGCCGCAATGATTCATCTCGTTTTTGTGAAAGTTCACCCATTGCAGGATGGAAATGGAAGAACAGCGAGGTTAGTGGAAAAATGGTTTTTACAAGAGAAGTTGGGAGAAAAGGCAAGCGCTGTAGAACTAGAAAAGAATTACTATGTTAATCGCAAAATGTACTACGATAATATTCGGATGCTAGGATTGGATTATGAGACTTTGAAGTACGAGCATAGCTTGGCATTTTGCTTGATGACGGTTAGAAGTTTGAGGAGGCGAAGAAGTTAG
- a CDS encoding T9SS type A sorting domain-containing protein: MIVPKSNFFPAALFFRSICWLLILISTFHTLGAQPTAVLSNPSNCGLNIPLTDFNCPENVNFYNPDVFEIEVVNAPGTLLGVDVFLQEIRLLVEHTWVSDMNFALRSPSGQVVQLFGNIGGNGDNFGDTSLVACTGAMVLRLGACSSIKQGEAPFVDGPYRAMQDFYAFNDLTTNPNGTWELLICDDLDDDTGVLQYVELVFAPLSCLPIQDVILLSQDTTSATFTYQPTSLCGPAIVEVGPPGFIPGTDENPGQGQVFTVACPPFTLTGLAEDTDYDIYLRRSCDGGAAFSDNSCVSAFQTGCNPAPVTAVETFDGTTNCAPLCGSVCSLNSSWRNVPGDNFDWLSFSGATPTLGTGPNDDITGGGKYLYIEANGTQCPAGGVAYLQSPCLILDKMGSDSCHVSFSYHMSGINIGTLRMSASDDGGFSWTELWHLSGKQDTSWQRAYVSLADYPDGTNLQLRLEATKGNGIFGDIAIDQIQIHGSQVLDFPSNLLYVDADADGYGKEGIPIYSCLDEAPAGYAFNNLDCNDNNPDAYPGAPEIPCNGIDENCNAGMVDDDSILPVPAVISDTVCSGVLPTISALADPDFQVLWYETPDRSEGFVWVGNEYRPVLPANTTAFPQVYTYYAEVTNFVCTTPVLGEATVTVLPVPEGEVVNQPATCPGEAFDLASADIVDNRFTGATLSFHSASPANGGNELPSTVVSIAETTTYTYLLTSQDNCTDEGQVTLSLREAPQINFSPADSFSLCLQQRDTVFATVTGGEAPYTFLWENGRTTPNLPVMAATIAGTLETYPLRVTDAAGCFVMDTLLLRTTNSIDSLRAFTTPVSTCEGADGSITIVPLNGLPPFSYQWEDETGGSGSGMNVMDSIKIINLPQNAYRVTITDNSADGCEVLLRNLRIQGPGFQLAETSLTAPTCAGFDDGEICLDVTGSGTITYNWSDGQDTPCASNLAAGEYSVTISNGECTTVESYLLEAPDSLQLSVIATSPSCADATDGNLQISAYGGTANYTYLWDNGFIIPQRINLGLGNYLVTVTDSKGCVLLDSIELLGPAPVAITMDSLEHVSCPGLNDGLVILSGEGGTSPYQFLWANGSTSPLRIGLTVGTYSVTMTDFQGCTTSMAVAISEPDPLSLSLQSMEQPVCRGDETGSLTLAVVGGQAPYQYLWSDGLMTTNPARENLPVGAYEVVVQDANACLSDTLSIVLDPASDLTLNAVLTSPACVGLSNGTIQVNAGGQMPHLYNWSNGASTATLNNLPVGDYSLTVTDDRGCIADTTFSLTADQVFTINSTVIQPSCFGVNDGIIDQTLIEQGQPPFQFFWAFNNTNHVDQMFLGPGNYQFSVTDALGCRFVSDTFQLAYPAPLTLAVVDSVGIACTGDDNGFLETAASGGTAPYNYNWLGTGNTTNSIANLSAGDYLLSVTDARGCELDTVLSLSDPPALMVGASLELGNVCDPEAIDVLSSQVLGGSQPYDYNWSDRSDSPSIVNPEPGDYFLTITDGNGCVSIFGTIKVRDRVEPLVLDSFVVQQVSCFQGNDAQLTAYTSGGSEMLRYHFTPTYIAHSDSNVVSVSGLSFDNYYSVTVTDIATGCEVQSGNVPGQQPTPISIERDSFSVVNCFGGADGSIYVSVEGGTGPYSYLWTNEEGTTVSTQEDHRFAQAGFYELLVTDTKGCTAIYRDSNVVSINDLIILSDTLINSVTCRGGTNGAINVEVSGGVPPFSYEWSNNAQTEDIMGLAAGIYTLTVTDSDTCRAIFPGLRVRQPLTELLLDGTSEDVSCFGFNDGSITSIATGGDEPYSYRWRRNGILVPTLQGPVLENLIPAEYQLSLTDSNGCVRQLLFDITSPPPLEVMILNEPLGADSLTALVEGGVPPYSYLWSNSDTTMTINGLASAFYEVMLTDSEGCTSTATFLLTGVSDKSANFSNLFQVYPNPTSGALRIVYTGEQRSATPTLELFNPLGQLIQSFQLDFTDRSFEIDLGTLPSGRYALRIWEEQAGRYWVQWVVKM, from the coding sequence ATGATCGTACCCAAAAGCAACTTCTTCCCTGCCGCACTTTTTTTTCGCAGCATCTGTTGGCTGCTTATCCTCATCAGTACCTTCCATACCTTAGGTGCTCAACCTACTGCGGTGCTTAGCAATCCGAGCAATTGCGGCCTCAATATTCCACTTACGGACTTCAATTGCCCGGAAAATGTGAATTTTTATAATCCTGATGTTTTTGAAATAGAGGTCGTCAATGCACCTGGTACCCTATTAGGGGTGGATGTGTTTTTGCAAGAAATCAGATTATTGGTAGAGCATACCTGGGTCAGTGACATGAATTTTGCTTTGCGTTCTCCAAGCGGGCAAGTGGTGCAATTGTTTGGAAATATTGGTGGAAACGGCGATAATTTTGGAGATACCAGCCTGGTCGCCTGTACGGGAGCTATGGTCCTACGTCTAGGGGCCTGTTCTTCCATCAAACAAGGAGAAGCTCCTTTCGTAGATGGCCCGTACCGGGCAATGCAGGATTTTTACGCCTTCAATGACCTGACCACCAACCCCAATGGCACTTGGGAGCTGCTGATCTGCGATGACCTTGATGATGATACGGGGGTATTGCAGTATGTAGAACTTGTATTTGCTCCTTTGTCTTGCCTTCCTATTCAAGATGTTATTTTATTGAGCCAAGACACGACGAGTGCCACTTTTACTTATCAGCCGACATCACTATGTGGGCCGGCCATTGTTGAAGTTGGTCCTCCCGGCTTCATTCCCGGGACAGATGAAAACCCTGGCCAGGGGCAGGTCTTTACAGTAGCTTGTCCACCCTTTACCTTGACGGGGCTTGCAGAAGATACCGATTACGATATTTACTTGCGGCGTTCCTGTGATGGAGGTGCAGCATTTTCCGACAATTCCTGTGTAAGTGCTTTTCAAACAGGCTGTAATCCTGCACCTGTTACTGCGGTAGAAACATTTGACGGAACCACGAATTGCGCACCTTTATGTGGCAGTGTTTGCTCGCTTAATAGCAGTTGGAGGAATGTGCCTGGCGATAATTTCGATTGGTTATCTTTTTCCGGTGCTACACCTACACTCGGTACTGGGCCAAACGATGATATTACGGGTGGTGGTAAGTACCTCTACATCGAAGCCAATGGTACACAGTGCCCAGCTGGTGGAGTAGCCTATTTGCAAAGCCCCTGCTTGATATTAGATAAGATGGGATCAGATAGCTGCCATGTTTCCTTTAGTTATCACATGTCTGGGATCAACATTGGCACTTTACGAATGTCTGCATCTGATGATGGTGGGTTTTCCTGGACCGAACTGTGGCATTTGTCTGGCAAGCAGGATACTTCCTGGCAACGCGCCTATGTAAGCCTTGCTGACTATCCTGATGGTACAAATCTGCAATTACGCTTGGAGGCCACGAAAGGGAATGGCATATTTGGAGATATTGCGATAGATCAAATTCAGATTCACGGGAGCCAGGTGCTGGATTTTCCGTCTAATCTCCTCTATGTGGATGCTGATGCTGATGGTTATGGTAAAGAGGGGATCCCCATTTACAGTTGTCTTGATGAAGCTCCAGCAGGCTATGCTTTCAATAACCTCGATTGTAATGACAACAACCCAGATGCTTATCCCGGTGCCCCGGAAATCCCCTGCAATGGCATAGATGAGAATTGTAATGCCGGTATGGTGGATGATGACAGTATTTTGCCAGTGCCAGCGGTGATTAGTGATACGGTGTGTTCTGGCGTTCTTCCTACGATATCCGCCCTTGCTGACCCTGATTTTCAAGTGCTTTGGTACGAAACACCCGATCGCAGTGAAGGCTTTGTATGGGTGGGGAATGAATATCGCCCTGTTTTACCAGCTAATACCACGGCCTTCCCTCAAGTCTATACCTATTACGCCGAGGTAACCAACTTTGTGTGTACTACCCCAGTGCTTGGCGAGGCAACAGTAACGGTATTGCCAGTGCCAGAAGGAGAGGTCGTTAACCAACCCGCAACTTGCCCAGGCGAAGCTTTTGACTTAGCAAGCGCCGATATTGTAGACAATAGATTCACAGGGGCTACGCTTAGTTTTCACTCGGCGAGTCCTGCAAATGGAGGAAATGAGTTGCCTTCTACGGTGGTCTCCATCGCAGAAACGACTACCTATACGTACTTGCTCACGAGTCAGGACAACTGTACCGATGAAGGTCAGGTAACATTATCATTAAGGGAAGCACCTCAGATCAATTTTTCTCCAGCCGACTCTTTTTCGCTTTGTCTGCAACAAAGAGATACTGTTTTTGCGACCGTTACTGGAGGAGAAGCACCTTATACTTTCTTGTGGGAAAATGGCCGTACAACGCCGAATCTTCCAGTAATGGCTGCCACGATTGCCGGTACTTTGGAGACTTATCCTCTGAGGGTGACGGATGCTGCAGGGTGTTTTGTCATGGATACTTTGCTATTACGCACAACCAATAGCATTGATTCGCTGCGCGCTTTTACCACCCCCGTATCGACTTGTGAAGGGGCTGATGGAAGCATCACGATTGTTCCATTGAATGGATTGCCTCCTTTTTCCTACCAATGGGAAGACGAAACAGGTGGCAGCGGAAGTGGAATGAATGTAATGGACAGTATAAAAATCATCAACCTGCCTCAAAATGCTTACCGGGTAACGATCACCGACAATTCTGCTGATGGCTGCGAGGTTTTGCTCCGGAATTTGAGGATTCAAGGACCTGGTTTTCAATTGGCAGAAACCAGCCTGACCGCGCCCACTTGTGCTGGATTTGACGATGGTGAAATCTGTTTAGATGTTACCGGAAGCGGGACGATTACGTACAATTGGTCGGATGGGCAGGATACGCCTTGCGCGAGTAATCTCGCCGCTGGTGAGTACAGTGTGACGATCTCCAATGGCGAATGTACCACCGTAGAGTCTTACCTTTTAGAAGCACCGGATAGCCTGCAATTATCGGTCATAGCTACGAGCCCTTCTTGTGCGGATGCTACGGATGGAAATTTGCAGATAAGTGCTTACGGAGGGACTGCTAATTACACCTATCTCTGGGACAATGGCTTCATTATTCCTCAACGGATCAACCTTGGGCTTGGGAATTATCTCGTGACGGTTACCGATAGCAAAGGTTGTGTATTGCTGGATAGTATTGAACTTTTAGGGCCTGCACCCGTAGCGATAACGATGGATAGTCTGGAACATGTTTCTTGCCCGGGGCTTAATGACGGATTGGTGATATTGTCTGGAGAAGGAGGCACGTCGCCCTATCAATTCCTTTGGGCCAACGGCAGCACTTCTCCCTTACGGATAGGATTGACCGTAGGCACTTATTCGGTAACGATGACCGATTTTCAAGGCTGTACCACCTCTATGGCTGTAGCTATCTCAGAACCTGATCCCCTTAGTTTAAGTTTGCAAAGCATGGAACAGCCCGTTTGTCGGGGCGATGAAACGGGGAGCCTGACGCTGGCCGTCGTGGGTGGTCAAGCACCCTATCAATACCTTTGGAGCGATGGCCTAATGACGACAAATCCTGCAAGAGAAAATCTTCCCGTTGGCGCATACGAGGTGGTTGTGCAGGATGCTAATGCGTGCTTGAGTGATACCTTGTCTATCGTCCTCGATCCTGCATCTGATCTTACGCTCAACGCTGTACTTACCTCACCTGCCTGTGTGGGCTTGAGCAATGGCACCATTCAAGTCAATGCTGGTGGGCAAATGCCCCATCTTTATAATTGGTCAAATGGCGCTTCTACGGCGACGCTAAACAATCTCCCTGTAGGTGATTATTCCCTGACGGTTACAGATGACCGCGGATGTATAGCAGATACGACGTTTAGTTTGACGGCAGATCAGGTATTTACCATCAATTCAACGGTTATTCAACCCTCCTGTTTTGGGGTGAATGATGGGATTATCGATCAAACCCTCATTGAACAAGGGCAACCTCCTTTTCAGTTTTTCTGGGCTTTTAACAACACCAATCACGTCGATCAGATGTTCTTGGGGCCAGGCAATTACCAGTTCAGCGTGACGGATGCCTTGGGCTGTCGTTTCGTTTCTGATACCTTCCAGCTCGCCTATCCAGCGCCTTTAACCTTGGCCGTTGTAGACAGCGTGGGTATCGCCTGCACTGGAGATGATAATGGCTTCCTGGAGACGGCGGCCAGTGGTGGTACAGCTCCTTATAATTATAATTGGTTAGGAACCGGTAATACGACCAACAGCATTGCTAATTTAAGTGCCGGAGACTACCTACTGTCCGTGACCGATGCCCGTGGTTGTGAGCTGGATACGGTGCTTAGTCTGAGCGACCCACCGGCCTTGATGGTAGGAGCAAGTCTTGAGTTGGGCAACGTGTGTGATCCTGAGGCTATTGATGTATTGTCCAGCCAGGTGCTTGGTGGAAGTCAACCTTATGATTATAATTGGTCTGATCGTTCCGATAGCCCAAGTATTGTCAACCCTGAACCGGGGGATTATTTTCTAACCATCACCGACGGCAATGGTTGTGTTAGCATTTTTGGGACGATCAAAGTCAGAGATCGGGTGGAGCCGCTGGTGTTGGATAGCTTTGTTGTGCAGCAAGTGAGTTGCTTTCAAGGCAACGATGCCCAATTGACGGCCTACACCAGTGGTGGCTCTGAGATGCTGCGTTATCATTTCACACCTACTTACATTGCGCACAGCGATAGCAATGTAGTGAGCGTAAGTGGCCTGAGTTTTGATAATTATTACAGCGTCACCGTCACTGATATTGCAACTGGCTGTGAAGTGCAATCAGGCAACGTTCCCGGGCAACAACCTACACCTATTTCCATTGAACGCGATAGCTTTTCAGTCGTCAACTGCTTTGGCGGTGCTGATGGCAGTATTTACGTGTCGGTAGAAGGCGGAACGGGCCCGTACAGCTATTTGTGGACCAATGAGGAAGGTACTACGGTCAGTACACAAGAAGATCATCGTTTTGCCCAAGCTGGTTTTTATGAGCTGTTGGTGACTGATACGAAAGGTTGTACGGCCATTTATCGAGATTCTAATGTTGTATCTATCAATGATTTGATTATTTTATCGGATACTTTAATTAATTCGGTGACTTGCAGGGGAGGGACCAATGGCGCTATCAATGTAGAAGTCAGTGGGGGAGTGCCGCCATTTAGTTACGAATGGTCAAACAATGCACAGACAGAAGACATCATGGGATTGGCCGCCGGCATCTACACCCTCACCGTCACGGATAGCGACACCTGTAGAGCTATTTTCCCAGGTCTGCGCGTACGTCAGCCCTTGACGGAACTACTTCTGGATGGAACATCGGAAGATGTCTCCTGCTTTGGTTTCAATGATGGCTCCATCACCTCAATCGCTACGGGAGGAGACGAGCCCTATAGCTATCGTTGGCGGCGCAATGGCATCCTCGTCCCTACGCTTCAGGGGCCGGTTTTGGAGAACTTAATCCCCGCCGAGTACCAGCTGAGTCTTACCGATTCTAATGGCTGTGTCCGCCAGTTACTCTTTGATATTACATCACCACCTCCACTGGAAGTGATGATTCTGAATGAGCCCTTGGGGGCAGATAGCTTGACGGCACTGGTGGAAGGTGGTGTCCCACCCTACAGCTACCTCTGGTCGAATAGCGACACCACCATGACCATCAATGGCCTGGCGTCGGCCTTCTATGAGGTGATGCTCACCGATAGTGAAGGCTGTACCAGTACGGCCACTTTCCTTCTGACGGGCGTGAGCGATAAGTCCGCAAATTTCTCTAACCTTTTTCAGGTCTATCCTAACCCCACCAGCGGAGCTTTGCGGATTGTCTACACCGGAGAACAACGCTCTGCTACTCCGACCTTGGAGCTCTTCAACCCCTTGGGGCAATTGATACAGTCCTTCCAGCTGGACTTTACCGATCGTAGTTTTGAAATCGACTTGGGTACGCTGCCCTCCGGCCGTTATGCCCTCCGTATTTGGGAGGAACAGGCCGGGCGGTATTGGGTACAGTGGGTGGTGAAGATGTAG
- a CDS encoding TrmH family RNA methyltransferase — protein sequence MALSKNTIKTLTALHRKKFRQKYNNFIAEGDKIVGELIRQRHYPVQEVFALPAWLEVNEPLLQENSIPFSTINDAELRLISQLTSPNQVLAVVGQPLEEKTVDWSDNWSLYLDGLQDPGNVGTILRIADWFAIPRVIAGPGTVELFNAKVLQATMGAFLRVQWITQSLSAIRSNHPTLPIWAADMAGEDIFKLEAPKAGILVIGNEGQGVSEQVKAMVDQQVAIIAPHGSGAESLNAGVATGILCAALRRGRA from the coding sequence ATGGCCTTATCTAAAAATACCATCAAGACATTAACAGCTTTACACCGGAAGAAATTTCGACAAAAGTATAACAATTTTATTGCGGAAGGCGATAAGATCGTCGGGGAATTAATTCGGCAACGCCACTATCCCGTTCAAGAGGTTTTTGCTTTGCCAGCATGGCTTGAAGTAAACGAACCTCTTTTGCAGGAAAACAGCATTCCTTTCTCGACTATCAACGATGCAGAGTTGCGACTTATTTCTCAATTGACCAGCCCTAATCAAGTGCTGGCGGTAGTAGGCCAGCCTCTTGAGGAAAAAACAGTTGATTGGTCGGATAACTGGAGTTTGTACCTTGATGGCTTGCAAGATCCCGGCAATGTGGGGACCATCTTACGGATTGCCGACTGGTTTGCAATTCCCCGTGTGATCGCAGGCCCGGGAACGGTAGAGTTGTTTAACGCGAAAGTATTACAAGCTACCATGGGCGCTTTTTTACGGGTACAATGGATAACGCAAAGCTTGTCTGCTATTCGATCAAATCATCCTACCTTACCCATTTGGGCCGCGGACATGGCCGGAGAAGATATTTTTAAGCTAGAGGCTCCTAAAGCCGGTATCTTGGTTATTGGTAACGAAGGCCAGGGTGTGAGCGAGCAAGTCAAAGCGATGGTAGACCAACAAGTGGCCATTATCGCCCCCCATGGAAGCGGCGCAGAGTCGTTGAATGCTGGTGTAGCTACGGGGATACTTTGCGCTGCATTGCGGAGGGGGAGAGCGTAA
- a CDS encoding peptidoglycan-binding protein codes for MPIFAADVAGTEKLKSIRLGAVDEGAKPADTKKFFERYHKDFIQSFSMARTHFRDEATSDWNAFVTTGKTDYVSSWQAFLRRAGFLPFHQENGIFGYVTLAGTRLFQEYVRTIEGIEEIGVPDGIVGGKTRFHAHRWDQEGKVCHWWRGENPPPTQEYQMWMDLLHKAKAHYQAQPHPVVKAVSERQITGDTLKVDDWQWKPEDVHLVGIRRNQEQRDFTRGNDDLFLLLIRGLVFKFYGSTDPRPKGARTDEAYLVEGQHKYRMAWHKIGDIKKVYKALKPYSGAGVMVFRDKDGDDDFDEEDIKFGIQGPNNTINIHWTGSGISNYSQGCQVIAGSSYLNSDEQLIDCSAFASPLYEGLSQGRTRGAYNVLTDLVLAYTPLDVDTVWYTLGRDEVLDLHPDLGANWSAMMVKNMEV; via the coding sequence ATGCCAATTTTTGCAGCCGATGTTGCCGGTACAGAAAAGCTCAAGTCGATACGCCTCGGAGCGGTAGATGAAGGAGCGAAACCTGCCGACACTAAAAAATTCTTCGAGCGTTATCACAAAGATTTTATTCAGTCTTTCTCTATGGCGCGTACCCATTTCAGAGATGAGGCTACCAGTGATTGGAATGCTTTTGTGACCACAGGTAAGACGGACTATGTCAGTAGTTGGCAAGCCTTTTTGAGGAGGGCAGGTTTTTTGCCTTTTCACCAGGAAAACGGCATTTTTGGTTATGTGACCTTGGCGGGTACTCGGCTGTTTCAGGAATATGTTCGTACCATTGAAGGCATTGAAGAAATTGGGGTTCCTGATGGTATCGTAGGTGGTAAAACGCGATTTCACGCTCATCGTTGGGACCAGGAAGGGAAGGTGTGTCACTGGTGGCGCGGCGAGAACCCTCCACCAACGCAAGAATACCAGATGTGGATGGATCTTCTGCATAAAGCAAAGGCTCATTATCAGGCCCAGCCTCACCCCGTTGTCAAAGCCGTTAGCGAACGTCAAATTACGGGAGATACCCTCAAAGTCGATGACTGGCAGTGGAAGCCAGAGGATGTGCACCTGGTCGGTATTCGCCGCAACCAGGAGCAAAGAGATTTTACGCGCGGCAATGATGATCTCTTCCTTTTGTTGATCCGTGGGCTGGTCTTTAAGTTTTATGGTTCTACCGATCCTCGCCCAAAGGGAGCCCGAACCGATGAAGCTTATTTGGTGGAAGGGCAGCACAAATACCGTATGGCCTGGCATAAAATTGGCGACATCAAGAAGGTGTACAAAGCACTAAAACCTTACTCGGGTGCTGGCGTGATGGTGTTTCGCGACAAAGACGGTGATGATGATTTCGACGAGGAGGATATCAAATTTGGCATCCAGGGACCGAACAACACCATCAATATTCACTGGACGGGATCGGGCATTAGCAACTACAGCCAGGGATGTCAGGTGATTGCTGGTTCCAGCTATCTGAATTCTGATGAGCAATTGATCGATTGTTCGGCCTTTGCCTCACCGCTCTACGAAGGACTTTCTCAAGGCCGAACCCGTGGTGCTTACAATGTGCTTACCGATTTGGTCTTGGCCTACACACCTTTGGATGTTGATACGGTTTGGTATACCCTGGGCCGTGATGAGGTACTAGATCTTCATCCGGATTTGGGTGCAAATTGGTCGGCAATGATGGTGAAAAACATGGAGGTGTAA
- a CDS encoding alpha/beta hydrolase: protein MKASLHAFPVTRTAHYATLGEPGPQVKKLWLVTHGYGQLAKTFVNRFTGIMDDETLVIAPEGLSRFYWGGFDGPVVASWMTREDRLDEIADFCNMLDQLYAHYVSKCHPDVEIILLGFSQGTATLVRWIMSSFPKFDYLMLWAGQLPEDLDYAPHLEYFKTKKLYFAYGDEDPFISPERKLLMDQILLESKLSFQPVPYAGEHKVDRKALKSWWTHTHPKS from the coding sequence ATGAAGGCAAGCTTACACGCGTTTCCTGTCACCCGCACAGCACATTATGCGACCTTGGGAGAACCGGGCCCTCAGGTAAAAAAACTATGGCTGGTAACCCACGGCTATGGCCAACTGGCGAAGACCTTTGTCAACCGTTTTACGGGGATCATGGACGATGAAACGTTGGTGATTGCACCAGAAGGGCTTTCTCGGTTTTATTGGGGAGGCTTCGACGGACCAGTAGTGGCTTCATGGATGACCCGTGAAGATCGACTTGATGAAATTGCCGATTTTTGTAATATGCTGGATCAGCTGTATGCACATTACGTGTCCAAATGCCATCCTGATGTTGAAATCATTCTGCTTGGTTTCAGTCAGGGAACGGCGACCCTTGTCCGCTGGATCATGAGCTCTTTTCCTAAGTTTGATTATCTCATGCTTTGGGCTGGACAACTGCCGGAAGATCTCGACTATGCGCCCCACCTGGAATATTTCAAAACCAAGAAATTGTATTTCGCTTACGGGGACGAGGACCCCTTCATCAGCCCTGAAAGAAAGCTGTTGATGGACCAAATTCTGCTTGAAAGCAAATTGTCTTTTCAGCCGGTTCCCTACGCTGGGGAGCATAAGGTAGACCGCAAAGCACTCAAGTCTTGGTGGACCCATACTCATCCCAAATCCTAA
- a CDS encoding 2-hydroxyacid dehydrogenase: MKVAVFSFHEFERTFLDAANAGKHELKYIESSLSTHTAILAHDCGVVSIFTNDDASAEVLDLLHQQGVRYLALRSAGFNHVDLEKAKALGMKVARVPAYSPYAIAEHTVALMLALNRKLIRANQRVRDMNFSLNGLTGFDMNGKTVGVIGTGKIGQILIKILHGFGCQILAMDLEEQQDLKSKYQVEYTSVENLCRQSDIISLQVPLNEHTRYLINEQTIAVMKPGVMLINTSRGALVDTKAVIHGLKSRHIGTFGMDVYEEEDGLFFEDHSGDILQDDTIARLMTFPNVLITAHQAFLTDTALGNIADTTLENINAFANQQTSGNEL, from the coding sequence ATGAAAGTAGCTGTCTTTAGTTTCCACGAATTTGAACGCACTTTTCTTGATGCAGCAAATGCGGGAAAGCACGAATTGAAATACATTGAAAGTTCCCTTTCTACTCATACGGCCATCCTGGCGCATGATTGTGGGGTAGTTAGTATTTTTACGAATGATGATGCTTCTGCCGAAGTCTTGGACTTGCTTCACCAACAAGGAGTGCGGTATCTGGCACTCCGTTCTGCCGGTTTCAATCACGTTGATCTGGAAAAAGCTAAAGCCTTAGGAATGAAAGTAGCTCGGGTACCGGCCTATTCTCCTTACGCGATTGCTGAACATACTGTAGCCTTGATGCTGGCGCTCAACCGGAAACTGATCCGGGCCAATCAACGGGTACGCGACATGAATTTTTCGCTCAATGGCCTCACGGGTTTTGACATGAATGGCAAAACAGTGGGCGTAATTGGCACTGGAAAAATTGGCCAAATTTTGATCAAAATCCTCCACGGTTTCGGTTGCCAAATTTTAGCCATGGACCTGGAAGAACAGCAGGATTTGAAATCAAAATACCAGGTTGAATATACTTCTGTAGAGAACTTGTGTCGCCAATCCGACATCATTAGTCTGCAGGTTCCCCTCAATGAACATACCCGCTATCTGATTAATGAACAGACCATCGCCGTGATGAAACCAGGAGTGATGCTGATCAATACCAGTCGGGGGGCATTGGTGGACACCAAAGCGGTAATTCATGGACTTAAATCGCGGCACATTGGCACCTTCGGGATGGATGTCTACGAAGAGGAGGATGGCTTGTTTTTTGAAGATCATTCTGGTGATATTCTTCAAGACGATACCATCGCTCGTTTGATGACTTTTCCCAATGTCTTAATCACCGCTCACCAGGCTTTTCTAACCGATACGGCCTTGGGCAATATCGCAGATACAACCCTGGAAAACATCAATGCCTTTGCAAACCAGCAAACCAGCGGCAACGAGCTATAA